In Quercus robur chromosome 10, dhQueRobu3.1, whole genome shotgun sequence, a genomic segment contains:
- the LOC126704012 gene encoding uncharacterized protein LOC126704012, with product MSCFKLPKGLIKELEVLIRKFWWGYRDDSRKVGDKLRPELFATISWSVWNRHNALHFGREALPIVKISSITCALLHNFINSQIPEAPLSQPAVRHQWCPPEQGFVKVNFDTALFKYTNSARLGVIVRDWRGVNLGALSMLAMLSSTVADMEALACLRAIQFAAELDLHRVIFEGDSATIIFAISQRTSRLSSFGNIVDC from the exons ATGAGTTGTTTTAAGCTCCCTAAAGGATTGATCAAAGAACTAGAAGTTcttattagaaaattttggtggggctaTCGTGATGATTCAAGGAAG GTTGGTGACAAACTCAGACCAGAGCTGTTTGCAACAATTTCATGGAGCGTATGGAATAGACATAATGCTCTCCATTTTGGACGTGAAGCTTTACCAATAGTGAAGATCAGCTCCATTACATGTGCTCTACTCCACAACTTCATCAATAGTCAAATTCCAGAAGCTCCTCTCTCTCAACCTGCTGTTCGACATCAGTGGTGCCCTCCAGAACAAGGATTTGTTAAAGTGAACTTTGATACTGCCCTCTTTAAATACACGAACTCAGCTAGACTCGGTGTCATCGTGCGGGATTGGCGTGGTGTGAACCTTGGTGCTCTGTCCATGCTTGCTATGCTATCATCAACAGTTGCTGATATGGAAGCTCTCGCTTGCCTCAGAGCTATCCAATTTGCTGCTGAGCTTGATCTTCATCGCGTAATATTCGAAGGTGACTCGGCCActattatttttgcaatttccCAAAGGACTTCAAGACTGTCCTCCTTTGGAAATATAgtagattgttag